The Elusimicrobiaceae bacterium DNA segment GAGCCTGTGCGCCGCCACTCCTGGCTGGGCCGGTTTTACCGCCCGGCTGGCGGAGATGCCGCTTGGCGGACTGGTGCTGTCGCTGCCGGAACTGCCGTTTTTGCTGGTGCTGATATGGAGCCTGTTCAAGCGCATGGTTTCAAGCCAGAAACTTTTCATTTATGACAAGGATGATCTGCTTGTCCTGCAGGCCCGCCCTTTTGGCGGCTCGGTTTTGTTTTCAGACGGCAAGGGCAAGGAAGTCGGGCGGCTGCGCCGCACCGCGGGCAAGCTGTTCGGCAGGCGCTGGCGGTTTTCAGACAGCGACGGACAGGAATCGTTCGTCATAAAAGACGATCATCCCGTAATGCTTTTCGCCAGGCGGCTTTTCGGAAATCTTGGCGGGAAACTGAGCGGGCGGTACAGCTTTTTCGCCAAGGATGCCCGCGCGGGGTTTGTGCTTAACGACCCGACCAGCGTCAACGGTTTTCAATATCACTGTGATTATGGTTTTGCGCGGCTGGCACGTCCGCTGCACATAGTGGGCGCGCTGCTGTATGCGCAGTCGTCGGAAATAGATTACCGGTATCCGTGGATATGAAGCCGCCGGCGCATACCGTGCTGGTCTTGCGCCACGCGCAATGCGCGGCTTAGAAAATTGAGGAAACGGGAATAAAGCCGCGCAGGAAAAGGAATCTGTCCCGGAAAATCAGAGCCAGCCCTATCAGCATAAGGAAAATCCCGGCCGCCGCGCAGCTGTAGCGCACCAGTTTTTTATATTTCGCGAGCAGCGCCAGCGCCCGGCCCGAAGCGAACCCGGCGGCGATAAACGGCAACGCCAGCCCCGCCGAGAAACAGGCCAGCAGCGCCATGCCGTGCCACGCGGTCGAGGAAGACGCCGCCAGCGCCAGAAACCCTGCCAGTATCGGCCCGATGCACGGGCTCCAGCCCGCCGCGAAAGCCATGCCCATAAAGAACGCGCCCGCATAGCCTGGCTTGAACCGGCTGAGCTGAAGGCGTTTTTCATACATCAGGAATTTAAAGTTCACCAGCCCGGTCAAATGGAGCCCGAACAGTACCAGCAGCCAGCCGGAAACTGCTGAAATCACGCCGCTGTTCCTGAACAGGAACTGCCCAGCCGCCGTGGCCGAGCCGCCCATCAGAACGAAAACCGCCGAGAAGCCCAGCGTGAAAAACACGGAGCAGAAACCCGTGCGCATCATTGTTTCCCGGGTCGAATCGCCGTGGCGCAGGTCTTCGAACGACACCCCGCCTACGAGCGACAGGTAGCCCGGCAGCAGCGGCAGCACGCACGGCGAGAAAAAAGCCGTCAGTCCGCCCAGAAAAGCGTATATGTATTGCATGGTTTTCACCCTCCGCCGCGCCGGGGAAATCCGGTCAGCGGCCAGCCGGCAACTCTGTTATCACCAGCAAGCCGCGCGCGTTGTTTTTATCCCACCGCGCCTGTTCCACGCGAGCCATTACCTGTTTCCACAGCCCCTTGTGCCTGAGAATAAGGTCGCACACCTCGCGGGCCGCGCCTTCGCCGCCTTTCGCTTTTGTGACATAATGGGCGGTTTTTTTTGTTTCAGCTGTGGCGGACGCCGCCGCGCAGGCCAGGCCCACTTTGCGCATAATGGGGATATCGGTCACGTCGTCGCCTATATACGCCACTTCCTCTGACGAGATTTTTTCGCGCCGCAGCAAATCCTGCAGCGGAGCCAGTTTTGAAAGAAAACCCATGTACACGTATTTCATGCTCAGCATTTTGGCGCGTTCAACGGTAATTTGCGCGTTGCGGCCGGTTATAATGCCGGACGATATGCCGAACGCCTTTAACTGCATGATGCCTATTCCGTCAAGCGCGGAAAAACCTTTCACTTCCTCAAACCCGCCGCGCGGCGTCGGCAGAAAATAAAGTTTTCCGTCGGTGAGAACCCCGTCCACGTCAGTCAGCAGCAGTTTGATTTTTCCGGCTCGTTTCTTCAGTTCGGCGTTGGTCATGCGGATCTCCATGCATTAAAGTTTATCAATTATTGAAAGCTCGGTCTGGCGGGAGCGGTAGCCGGGCGGCGGCAGCTGCGGGTCTGCGGCGGCGAGTTCGTCGGCGGCTGTGGCGCGGAGCCAGTCCCGCAGCGG contains these protein-coding regions:
- a CDS encoding cytochrome c biogenesis protein CcdA produces the protein MQYIYAFLGGLTAFFSPCVLPLLPGYLSLVGGVSFEDLRHGDSTRETMMRTGFCSVFFTLGFSAVFVLMGGSATAAGQFLFRNSGVISAVSGWLLVLFGLHLTGLVNFKFLMYEKRLQLSRFKPGYAGAFFMGMAFAAGWSPCIGPILAGFLALAASSSTAWHGMALLACFSAGLALPFIAAGFASGRALALLAKYKKLVRYSCAAAGIFLMLIGLALIFRDRFLFLRGFIPVSSIF
- a CDS encoding HAD hydrolase family protein, with product MTNAELKKRAGKIKLLLTDVDGVLTDGKLYFLPTPRGGFEEVKGFSALDGIGIMQLKAFGISSGIITGRNAQITVERAKMLSMKYVYMGFLSKLAPLQDLLRREKISSEEVAYIGDDVTDIPIMRKVGLACAAASATAETKKTAHYVTKAKGGEGAAREVCDLILRHKGLWKQVMARVEQARWDKNNARGLLVITELPAGR